The Salvelinus fontinalis isolate EN_2023a chromosome 7, ASM2944872v1, whole genome shotgun sequence genomic sequence TGAACTGGCACGAGGTAGACTAATGCTCTGAACTGGCACAAGGTAGGCTCATGCTCTGAACTGGCACAAGGTAGGCTCATGCTCTGAACTGGCACGAGGTAGACTAATGCTCTGAACTGGCACAAGGTAGGCTCATGCTCTGAACTGGCACAAGGTAGGCTCATGTCTTCGTCAAACGTAACCTCAGTGGATGCTGTTCACACCTTCCCATAATAATATGGACACTTTTTCCAAGAGAGCACGAAGCCATAGAGTGGCTGTTCACATCATTAAACACCATTTAAGACCTGTTACAATGTCCTGCCTGGAGAATAAGTGGATTCATTCATTAAgccttcacctgtctctctctcggtctctctcttctttctctttctctcattgtctctctctctctttctttctctcgttctctctctctttctctctcgttctttctctcgctctttctttctttctctctctttctctctctttctttctctcgttctctctctctctttctctcgctctctctttctttctctctctctctttctttctctctctctctttctctcgctctctctctttctttctttctctcgctctttctttctgtctgtctgtctgtctgtctctctttctttctttctctctctttctgtctctctctgaacaCCTTTATTACTTTCTGATGTTTTTACCTAAGCCCCTCCCCATCCCTGCTAagcccctccccaccccctctgtGTTCTGGGGCCTGTTCAGGAGGAGGTAACACCACAGAACACATAGAAATGTATGGTGTAGAAAGGGATAGGATTGTCTTGTCAGATAGAATAGTACCAGCTCTGTAACCCGTGTTGTTGTGTTCCCCCAGCTGGAGAACCTTGGCAACTTCATCAAAGCCATCCTGGCCTATGGCATGAAGCCTAATGACATCTTTGAGGCCAACGACCTGTTTGAGAACGGGAACATGACCCAAGTTCAGAGCACATTGCTCTCCCTGGCCAGCATGGTGAGGGGGGTGGAAAGACTTTCCTGCATGTTTTCTTTGATAATACTTTTTAGTTTTTCAAAACATACAAGAATACATGTTATGGTAATTAGTGTATACTGGGACAGCTACAGTAAAGTGTTACAAGACTTTCTGATGGGGTTCCTTCTCTGGTGACAGCTACAGTAAAGTGTTACAAGACTTTCTGACAGGGTTCCTTCTCTGCTGACAGCTACAGTAAAGTGTTACAAGACTTTCTGACTGAGTTCCTTCTCTGCTGACAGCTACAGTAAAGTGTTACAAGACTTTCTGACTGAGTTCCTTCTCTGGTGACAGCTACAGTAAAGTGTTACAAGACTTTCTGACAGGGTTCCTTCTCTGGTGACAGCTACAGTAAAGTGTTACAAGACTTTCTGACGGGGTTCCTTCTCTGCTGACAGCTACAGTAAAGTGTTACAAGACTTTCTGACAGAGTTCCTTCTCTGCTGACAGctacagtaaagtgttaccaagacGACGGGGTTCCTTCTCTGGTGACAGctacagtaaagtgttaccaagacGACGGGGTTCCTTCTCTGGTGACAGCTACAGTAAAGTGTTACAAGACTTTCTGACGGGGTTCCTTCTCTGCTGACAGCTACAGTAAAGTGTTACAAGACTTTCTGACGGGGTTCCTTCTCTGGCTACAGCTACAGTAAAGTGTTACAAGCCTTTCTGACAGGGTTCCTTCTCTGCTGACAGctacagtaaagtgttaccaagacGACGGGGTTCCTTCCATGCTGACAGCTACAGTAAAGTGTTACAAGACTTTCTGACAGGGTTCCTTATCTCCAAGAGACTTGTAGCATCACTATATTTCCACATTCTTATCTCATTCCATAGGCAAAGACCAAAGGCATGCGCACATCGTGTGACATTGGTATAAAATACGCAGACAAACAGACACGCCATTTTGATGATAAGCAGATCAAGGCTGGACAGTGTGTCATCGGACTGCAGGTAAGACATGCTGGGGATGATGTGTGATAGGTGTGTTATGTTCTGTTACTGGAGGTGACTATACAATAAAATGTGTCGTTTTTGTTCATTATTCTACCTTTCAATATTTTGCCAGTGGAAATCATCCCGATAATAGAATGTTTATATGTAGCTTATGTTACTGATTCTTCAAATGTAATACATGCACAATCGCCCTGTAGTGGAGGTCAGATACCTGTGATGGAGGTCAGATACATGTAATACATGCACAATCGCCCTGTAGTGGAGGTCAGATACCTGTGATGGAGGTCAGATACATGTAATACATGCACAATCGCCCTGTAGTGGAGGTCAGATACCTGTGATGGAGGTCAGATACCTGTAGTGGAGGTCAGATACCTGTAGTGGAGGTCAGATACCTGTAGTGGAGGTCAGATACCTGTAGTGGAGGTCAGATACCTGTAATGGAGGTCAGATACCTGTGATGGAGGTCAGATACCTGTGATGGAGGTCAGATACCTGTGATGGAGGTCAGATACCTGTGATGGAGGTCAGATACCTGTAGTGGAGGTCAGATACCTGTAGTGGAGGTCAGATACCTGTAGTGGAGGTCAGATACCTGTGATGGAGGTCAGATACCTGTAGTGGAGGTCAGATACCTGTAGTGGAGGTCAGATACCTGTGATGGAGGTCAGATACCTGTAATGGAGGTCAGATACCTGTGATGGAGGTCAGATACCTGTGATGGAGGTCAGATACCTGTGATGGAGGTCAGATACCTGTAGTGGAGGTCTGATACCTGTAGTGGAGGTCAGATACCTGTAGTGGAGGTCAGATACCTGTGATGGAGGTCAGATACCTGTGacggaggtcagagacctgtgaTGGAGGTCAGATACCTGTAATAGGTCTATTCAGCTAATGGTTCTATGTTTCCTGCGTGTTTAGATGGGGACCAACAAGTGTGCGAGCCAGGCTGGTATGACAGCGTACGGGACCAGGAGACATCTTTACGACCCAAAGACCCAGACAGACAAGCCTTACGACCAGACCACAATCAGTCTGCAGATGGGCACCAACAAAGGAGCCAGCCAGGTGAAGCCAATGATGTATTTTAACACTGTTAATGTGTATGTCTACAGGTAGAACCCACACAGTTGCTTTTACAGTGGTCCAATTTCCCTAATGAAGCCATGATGGAACCTATGTAATCCCAGCAAGTGCTACTCTCAAAAGAGTTGGGGGAATATAACAGAGAGCCGGGCGAGTGTAGATATACTGTGCACATCACCATAATCACAATGTTGATATACATAATACTCATAGTTGTCTTGAAGACCATCCAGGTCAATATTCCTGCCTTATAACTGTTTTCTTGGAAATCTCCTAAATGTGTCCtgtcctctcgtctcctctcctaggCCGGTATGTCCTGCCCGGGAACGCGTCGTGACATCTTCGACAATAAGCAGGTGCAGCAAGTGGACAACTCCACCATCTCCCTGCAGATGGGCACCAACAAGGCAGCGTCCCAGAAGGGCATGAGCGCGTATGGCCTAGGACGCCAGGTGTACGACCCCAAGTACTGCGGCCCGCCCACTGAGCCTGTCATTCATGCCGACGGGAGCCTGGGCACCAACTGCTCAGAGATCAGCGACAGTGACTATCAGGCTGAGGAGTTCctccaggagggagagggagaggagtaccCAGCTTATCATGAAGAGGACAACTACAGCGACGTGGCCCACTACAACGAGGTCGACCAGGGCATCGACTATTAGGGCTGTCCCCTGAGGGCCATCCGGCacaagcctggtcccagatctgtctgtgcTGCCAGACTCATCCGGCTTCACCATAACAGCCGCTAGACGGAACAGTTAAACAGTGTCTTTTATCCACCACAAACAGAGACAGTCTTTTTCCTCTCTAgtctttttattgtatttttttttaaattgaagcCTGAGAGAAATATTGCCTTGAGTTCATTACTTCTTCACCTCCCAGCTCTTCTTCCATTATGAGCAGCAGTGGTTTCAGTCAGTTAAAAACATGTATTGTCCTGAGATCCAGTGTTTAGGATGTGCTATATTAGGATTGAGAACCTTCCTTCTAAATCGACTGTTACATTATGAGGTATGGGACATTGTGACGTAAACTTTGTATCATCTGCAGCCATTCCACTTTTTTTTAATCCCCAGACTTGCTTTAATGATTGACTCGTCCCTTTTAAAGGAATTCACACAATCATGCCAGTCTTTAAAGGTTCACCAGCTGcttttatctttaaaaaaaaaatgtttacccaTCTCCTAGCCAACCTAAAATGACCAATATTACTTTCTTTATTTTATTGATACAAATCAAAGTGAGTGAAAAATGTTTGAGGAGTCAGGACATTTAATTTCATTTTAGCAGGTTTCAATCTCAACCAAATGGACCATTTAGCTTTATCCTGAAGTGAGTCATTTCGAATGGTTTTGCCATTAGACCAGATGACCAAACCAGAATGTTCGGTTTTTATTGCATACAGTATGGCTAATCTTATCACACCatgttatttaaccaggaaaataGCCTTGAGGTTAGAAACCTCTTCTTTTTTTTTCGAGGGTGACCTGGCAAGAAAT encodes the following:
- the LOC129858952 gene encoding calponin-3-like isoform X2; this translates as MTSFNKGPAYGLSAEVKSKLENLGNFIKAILAYGMKPNDIFEANDLFENGNMTQVQSTLLSLASMAKTKGMRTSCDIGIKYADKQTRHFDDKQIKAGQCVIGLQMGTNKCASQAGMTAYGTRRHLYDPKTQTDKPYDQTTISLQMGTNKGASQAGMSCPGTRRDIFDNKQVQQVDNSTISLQMGTNKAASQKGMSAYGLGRQVYDPKYCGPPTEPVIHADGSLGTNCSEISDSDYQAEEFLQEGEGEEYPAYHEEDNYSDVAHYNEVDQGIDY
- the LOC129858952 gene encoding calponin-3-like isoform X1 is translated as MTSFNKGPAYGLSAEVKSKIAGKYDMQKEEELRFWIEEVTGMAIGENFQKGLKDGIVLGELINKLQPGSIKKINHSQLNWHKLENLGNFIKAILAYGMKPNDIFEANDLFENGNMTQVQSTLLSLASMAKTKGMRTSCDIGIKYADKQTRHFDDKQIKAGQCVIGLQMGTNKCASQAGMTAYGTRRHLYDPKTQTDKPYDQTTISLQMGTNKGASQAGMSCPGTRRDIFDNKQVQQVDNSTISLQMGTNKAASQKGMSAYGLGRQVYDPKYCGPPTEPVIHADGSLGTNCSEISDSDYQAEEFLQEGEGEEYPAYHEEDNYSDVAHYNEVDQGIDY